A part of Lacibacter sp. H407 genomic DNA contains:
- a CDS encoding carboxylesterase family protein: MRLLLAFVALLFVGIVSAQTSVSFEKKEYNFADEKVLPYRILYPENYDKTKKYPLVLFLHGAGERGNDNEKQLVHGSKLFLDAENRKKFPAIVIFPQCPANSFWASIKIDTSVKPRVLAFDYTGEANWPLTAANELVHKIASEEAVDNRRIYVAGLSMGGMGTFEAVYRNPTLYAAALPICGGADLNSYSNWTGKTPFWIFHGDADPVVNVKLSRDAHEKLKSIKAKVKYTEYPGVNHNSWDSAFAESDFLKWMFGQKRKK, translated from the coding sequence ATGCGTTTACTGCTTGCATTTGTTGCTCTTTTGTTTGTCGGAATCGTATCTGCACAAACTTCCGTTTCATTTGAAAAGAAAGAATACAATTTTGCCGACGAAAAAGTGCTTCCTTATCGTATACTCTACCCGGAGAATTATGATAAAACAAAGAAGTATCCGCTTGTGCTGTTTCTGCATGGGGCAGGGGAACGGGGTAATGATAATGAGAAGCAATTAGTACATGGTTCAAAACTCTTTCTTGATGCAGAGAATCGGAAAAAGTTTCCGGCTATTGTGATCTTCCCACAATGTCCTGCCAATTCTTTTTGGGCATCGATAAAGATTGATACATCAGTGAAGCCACGTGTACTCGCATTCGACTACACGGGTGAAGCAAACTGGCCTTTAACTGCTGCCAATGAATTAGTACATAAAATAGCCAGTGAAGAAGCCGTTGATAATCGACGCATCTATGTTGCAGGATTATCCATGGGTGGTATGGGTACGTTTGAAGCGGTGTATCGTAATCCAACATTATATGCAGCAGCATTGCCGATCTGTGGCGGTGCTGACTTGAACAGTTACAGCAATTGGACGGGCAAAACTCCTTTCTGGATTTTTCATGGCGATGCAGACCCGGTTGTGAATGTAAAATTGTCGAGAGACGCACATGAAAAACTGAAGTCCATCAAAGCAAAGGTAAAATACACAGAATATCCCGGTGTAAATCACAACAGTTGGGATAGTGCATTTGCCGAATCTGATTTTCTTAAATGGATGTTTGGGCAGAAACGAAAAAAATAA
- a CDS encoding S66 peptidase family protein: MVYFLLYEFITFLPYEYFLFLRMNRQQFVSSLFVAGAGLPSVASRLDQESEAASIVPHYLKAGDIIGITSPAGYITEKEIQPAIQQIESWGFKVKIGSSIGKREFTFGGTDDERRADFQQLIDDPTVKAILCARGGYGFVRIVDQLDFSKMKIHPKWMIGFSDITVLHSHLNRNYGIASIHSKMCNSFPDDWSKAEPIQIETILSIRDALKGVEMKYTAPANEKNRAGTATGTLVGGNLKTLESLAGSKSDLRTTNKILFVEDTGEYLYSIDRMFWNLKRSDKLDHLAGLIVGGFKIKASEDAAEEFGKNLYEIVMEKIAGCTYPVCFDFPVGHQKNNYALKCGVKHKLTVSNTGSLLQEL; encoded by the coding sequence ATGGTATATTTTTTACTCTATGAATTTATAACCTTTCTGCCTTATGAGTATTTCTTATTTTTAAGGATGAACCGTCAGCAATTTGTTTCGTCGTTATTTGTGGCAGGTGCCGGATTGCCGTCTGTTGCATCACGTTTGGATCAGGAGTCAGAAGCTGCTTCCATTGTACCGCATTATTTGAAAGCAGGTGATATCATTGGCATAACTTCACCGGCCGGCTATATTACCGAGAAAGAAATTCAACCCGCCATTCAGCAAATTGAAAGCTGGGGGTTCAAAGTAAAGATCGGCAGCAGCATCGGCAAACGGGAATTCACGTTTGGCGGAACAGATGATGAACGAAGAGCAGATTTTCAACAGTTGATCGATGACCCCACTGTAAAAGCCATTCTTTGTGCAAGAGGAGGTTATGGTTTTGTACGCATTGTTGACCAGCTCGATTTTTCTAAAATGAAAATACATCCTAAGTGGATGATCGGCTTCAGCGATATTACGGTACTACATAGCCATCTTAACCGCAACTACGGTATTGCATCCATTCATTCAAAAATGTGCAACAGTTTTCCTGATGATTGGAGTAAAGCAGAACCAATTCAAATAGAAACCATTCTTTCTATCCGTGATGCATTAAAAGGAGTTGAAATGAAATATACAGCTCCTGCAAATGAAAAGAACCGGGCGGGAACCGCAACAGGAACATTGGTGGGTGGAAATTTAAAAACACTCGAATCGCTGGCAGGAAGTAAAAGCGATCTGCGCACCACCAACAAAATTCTGTTTGTAGAAGATACCGGTGAATATCTGTACAGCATCGACCGGATGTTCTGGAATTTAAAACGTAGCGATAAGCTTGATCATTTAGCCGGATTGATCGTTGGTGGATTTAAGATCAAAGCAAGCGAAGATGCCGCCGAAGAATTTGGCAAGAATCTGTACGAGATCGTAATGGAAAAAATAGCGGGTTGTACTTATCCTGTTTGTTTTGATTTTCCTGTTGGGCATCAGAAAAATAATTACGCATTGAAATGTGGCGTAAAACATAAACTCACTGTATCAAACACAGGAAGCTTGTTACAGGAACTATGA